The Pseudomonas sp. R4-35-07 genome contains a region encoding:
- the cyoD gene encoding cytochrome o ubiquinol oxidase subunit IV, which yields MANAHSHDSHDSSHGSVKSYAIGFILSVILTLIPFGLVMYPTLPKSITLMIVLAFAVIQVLVHLVYFLHLDRSKEQRENVIAFVFAGLVIVLLVGLSLWIMFSIHTYMMAK from the coding sequence ATGGCTAATGCACACTCCCATGACAGCCACGATTCAAGCCACGGCAGCGTAAAGTCTTACGCCATCGGCTTTATCCTGTCGGTCATCCTGACCCTGATCCCGTTCGGCCTGGTGATGTACCCAACCCTGCCGAAGTCGATCACCTTGATGATCGTGTTGGCGTTCGCGGTGATTCAGGTCCTGGTTCACCTGGTGTACTTCCTGCACCTGGACCGTTCCAAAGAGCAGCGCGAGAACGTGATTGCGTTCGTGTTCGCAGGCCTGGTGATCGTTCTGCTGGTTGGTCTGTCGCTGTGGATCATGTTCAGCATCCACACCTACATGATGGCGAAGTGA
- a CDS encoding cytochrome o ubiquinol oxidase subunit III yields the protein MSNLVTNAGHAHVDDHGHDDHHHDSGPITVFGFWLYLMTDCILFASIFAVYAVLVNNVAGGPSGHDIFELPYVLGETALLLFSSITYGFAMLAFYKGNKKGVLSWLALTFLFGLGFIGMEINEFHLLISEGYGPHRSGFLSAFFTLVGTHGLHVSAGLLWMAVMMYQVNKHGLTNTNKTRLSCLSLFWHFLDVVWICVFTVVYLMGTL from the coding sequence ATGTCGAACTTAGTGACCAATGCTGGACACGCCCATGTCGATGACCATGGGCACGATGACCATCACCACGATTCGGGGCCAATAACCGTCTTCGGTTTCTGGCTCTACCTGATGACCGACTGCATCTTGTTTGCATCGATCTTCGCGGTGTACGCGGTACTGGTAAACAACGTAGCGGGTGGCCCGTCGGGCCACGACATCTTCGAACTGCCTTACGTGCTCGGCGAAACCGCCTTGCTCTTGTTCAGTTCGATCACCTACGGCTTCGCCATGTTGGCCTTCTACAAGGGCAACAAGAAAGGCGTGCTGAGCTGGTTGGCACTGACCTTCCTGTTCGGCCTGGGCTTCATTGGCATGGAGATCAACGAGTTCCACCTGCTGATCTCCGAAGGCTACGGCCCGCACCGTTCCGGTTTCCTGTCGGCGTTCTTCACGCTGGTCGGTACCCACGGTCTGCACGTATCCGCCGGCCTGCTGTGGATGGCGGTGATGATGTATCAGGTCAATAAACACGGCCTGACCAACACCAACAAGACCCGCCTGAGCTGCCTGAGCCTGTTCTGGCACTTCCTGGACGTGGTCTGGATCTGCGTATTCACCGTCGTTTACTTGATGGGGACTCTGTAA
- the cyoB gene encoding cytochrome o ubiquinol oxidase subunit I: MFGKLSWDAVPFHEPIVMITIAMIALGGLALFAGITYFKKWTYLWTEWLTSVDHKKIGVMYVIVAMVMLLRGFADAIMMRTQLAMATEGSPGYLPPEHYDQIFTAHGVIMIIFMAMPFFTGLMNLALPLQIGARDVAYPFLNSLSFWLLVSGVVLINVSLGVGEFAKTGWVAYPPLSGLQYSPGVGVDYYIWALQLSGLGTTLTGVNFLATVLKMRAPGMKLMDMPIFTWTCTWANVLIVASFPILAATMALLSLDRYLDFHIFTNELGGNPMMYVNLFWAWGHPEVYILILPAFGIFSEVISTFTGKRLFGHHSMVYASGAISVLGFMVWLHHFFTMGSGASVNAFFGLATMLISIPTGVKLFNWLFTIYHGRLRMTSQVLWTLGFMVTFAIGGMTGVLLAIPGADFVLHNSLFVIAHFHNVIIGGAVFGYIAGFSFYFPKAFGFKLHEGWGKAAFWFWISGFFVAFMPLYALGFMGMTRRLNATTNPEWVPYLYVAMFGAVMIAVGIACQLIQLYVSVRDRKQNLCESGDPWNGHTLEWSTSSPPPFYNFAVIPTANTIDAFTEAKEDGTAYQQPKHYEPIHMPNNTATGVVMGALLTVFGFAMIWHIWWLAIASLVGTIGYFIIHAARDDQGYMVPVETIERIEAEQHARLVAEKKIPANRVETSLEQA, from the coding sequence ATGTTTGGTAAATTAAGTTGGGATGCGGTCCCTTTCCACGAGCCGATTGTGATGATTACCATCGCCATGATCGCGCTGGGTGGTCTGGCACTGTTTGCGGGTATCACCTACTTCAAGAAGTGGACCTACCTGTGGACCGAGTGGCTGACCTCGGTTGACCACAAGAAAATCGGCGTCATGTACGTCATCGTTGCCATGGTCATGCTGCTGCGTGGTTTTGCCGACGCCATCATGATGCGTACCCAGTTGGCCATGGCCACCGAGGGTTCGCCTGGCTACCTGCCACCTGAACACTATGACCAGATCTTCACCGCCCACGGTGTGATCATGATCATCTTCATGGCGATGCCATTCTTCACCGGCTTGATGAACCTGGCCTTGCCGCTGCAGATCGGTGCGCGTGACGTTGCCTACCCGTTCCTGAACTCCCTGAGCTTCTGGCTGCTGGTATCCGGCGTTGTGCTGATCAACGTGTCCCTGGGCGTCGGCGAATTCGCCAAGACCGGTTGGGTTGCGTATCCGCCATTGTCGGGCCTGCAATACAGTCCGGGCGTGGGTGTGGACTACTACATCTGGGCGCTACAGTTATCAGGACTCGGGACGACATTGACGGGGGTCAACTTCCTGGCCACCGTGCTGAAAATGCGCGCCCCTGGCATGAAACTTATGGACATGCCGATCTTCACCTGGACCTGCACCTGGGCAAACGTGCTGATCGTGGCTTCGTTCCCGATCCTGGCCGCTACCATGGCGCTGCTGTCGCTTGACCGTTACCTGGATTTCCACATTTTCACCAATGAACTTGGTGGCAATCCAATGATGTACGTGAACCTGTTCTGGGCATGGGGGCACCCTGAGGTGTACATCCTGATCCTGCCAGCGTTCGGTATCTTCTCCGAAGTGATCTCGACCTTTACCGGCAAGCGCCTGTTCGGTCACCACTCGATGGTTTATGCATCGGGCGCGATTTCGGTACTGGGCTTCATGGTGTGGCTGCACCACTTCTTCACCATGGGTTCGGGGGCCAGCGTCAACGCCTTCTTCGGCCTGGCGACGATGCTGATTTCCATCCCGACGGGGGTGAAGCTATTCAACTGGCTGTTCACCATCTACCACGGTCGTCTGCGCATGACCAGCCAGGTCCTGTGGACCCTGGGCTTCATGGTCACCTTCGCCATCGGCGGCATGACCGGCGTACTCCTGGCCATCCCGGGTGCTGACTTCGTGCTGCACAACAGCCTGTTCGTGATCGCTCACTTCCACAACGTGATCATCGGTGGTGCGGTATTCGGCTACATCGCTGGTTTCAGCTTCTACTTCCCGAAAGCGTTCGGCTTCAAGCTGCACGAAGGTTGGGGCAAGGCTGCATTCTGGTTCTGGATCTCGGGCTTCTTCGTCGCGTTCATGCCGCTCTATGCACTGGGCTTCATGGGCATGACCCGTCGTCTGAACGCTACCACCAACCCTGAGTGGGTGCCGTACCTGTACGTCGCCATGTTCGGTGCGGTGATGATCGCTGTGGGCATCGCCTGCCAGCTGATCCAGCTGTATGTCAGCGTGCGTGATCGCAAGCAGAACCTGTGCGAATCGGGCGACCCGTGGAATGGCCACACCCTGGAATGGTCGACCTCGTCGCCACCGCCGTTCTACAACTTCGCCGTGATTCCTACCGCGAACACCATCGATGCGTTCACCGAAGCCAAGGAAGACGGTACTGCGTACCAGCAACCCAAGCACTACGAACCGATCCACATGCCAAACAACACCGCCACTGGCGTGGTGATGGGTGCGCTGTTGACCGTGTTCGGTTTCGCGATGATCTGGCACATCTGGTGGCTGGCAATCGCGAGCCTGGTGGGCACTATCGGTTACTTCATCATTCACGCTGCCCGTGATGATCAAGGCTACATGGTGCCGGTCGAAACGATCGAACGCATCGAAGCCGAGCAGCACGCTCGCCTGGTAGCCGAGAAGAAGATCCCGGCCAACCGTGTAGAAACCTCGTTGGAACAGGCTTAA
- the cyoA gene encoding ubiquinol oxidase subunit II codes for MSKNRYPRLLGFLPLLGMMLMLGGCKWTLLDPKGQVGLDERNLIITATLLMLLVVIPVIIMTFAFAWKYRASNTSATYAPKWSHSTKIEIAVWLVPILIIIALGYVTYKSTHALDPYRPLESDVKPINIEVVALDWKWLFIYPDLGIATVNQIRFPEHTPLNFKITSDAVMNSFFIPALGGQIYAMAGMQTKLHLIANQKAEMEGISANYSGAGFTGMKFKAISTSQEEFDAWVAEVKAAPKQLDQAGYDALTKPSQNNPVALYSAFEPNLFQKIVDKYEGMKPGKPVKHEKKEVAVVEGSDTGAHSTAGAEE; via the coding sequence ATGAGTAAAAACAGGTACCCCCGATTACTAGGCTTTTTGCCGCTGCTTGGCATGATGTTAATGCTGGGAGGCTGCAAGTGGACCTTGCTCGACCCAAAAGGACAGGTCGGTCTGGATGAACGAAACCTGATCATCACCGCCACCCTGCTGATGCTGCTGGTCGTGATCCCTGTGATCATCATGACCTTCGCCTTCGCCTGGAAATACCGCGCGTCCAACACCAGCGCTACCTACGCGCCGAAGTGGTCGCACTCCACCAAGATCGAAATCGCGGTGTGGCTGGTCCCGATCCTCATCATCATTGCCCTGGGTTACGTGACCTACAAGTCCACCCATGCACTGGACCCGTACCGTCCGCTGGAATCCGACGTCAAGCCGATCAACATCGAAGTGGTCGCGCTGGACTGGAAGTGGCTGTTCATCTACCCGGACCTGGGTATCGCCACTGTGAACCAGATCCGGTTCCCGGAGCACACTCCGCTTAACTTCAAGATCACCTCCGACGCCGTGATGAACTCGTTCTTCATCCCAGCCCTGGGCGGCCAGATCTACGCGATGGCAGGCATGCAGACCAAGCTGCACCTGATCGCCAACCAGAAAGCTGAAATGGAAGGCATCTCTGCCAACTACAGCGGCGCTGGCTTCACCGGCATGAAATTCAAAGCGATCTCGACGAGCCAGGAAGAATTTGACGCCTGGGTAGCCGAAGTCAAGGCCGCACCTAAACAGCTTGATCAAGCTGGATACGACGCCCTGACCAAACCAAGCCAGAACAACCCTGTCGCCCTGTACTCCGCGTTTGAGCCGAACCTGTTTCAGAAAATCGTCGACAAGTACGAAGGTATGAAGCCAGGCAAGCCGGTCAAGCACGAGAAGAAAGAAGTGGCCGTGGTTGAAGGTTCTGACACAGGCGCGCATTCAACTGCTGGGGCAGAGGAGTAA